Proteins from a single region of Acidianus ambivalens:
- the ribH gene encoding 6,7-dimethyl-8-ribityllumazine synthase has translation MQDQLIKLGLVVAEFNYDITYLMLQRAISHAEFLGAKVSVIFKVPGSFEIPLAVKKLIKLDVDCIAVLGAIIKGETKHDELIANQIARLISDLEVEYEKPIGLGIIGPGATHEQAVERIEEYATRAVEAAIKMAKRLRKIPEKLNEEKVIIE, from the coding sequence ATGCAGGATCAATTGATTAAACTAGGATTAGTTGTAGCAGAATTCAATTACGATATTACTTATTTAATGCTACAAAGAGCAATATCTCATGCAGAATTCCTAGGAGCTAAAGTTAGTGTTATATTTAAAGTTCCTGGATCGTTTGAAATACCTCTGGCAGTAAAGAAATTAATAAAATTGGATGTAGACTGCATAGCAGTTTTAGGTGCAATTATAAAAGGTGAAACAAAACATGATGAGTTAATAGCTAACCAGATAGCTAGACTCATTTCCGACCTCGAAGTTGAATATGAAAAACCGATAGGACTAGGAATTATAGGACCTGGAGCAACTCATGAACAAGCAGTAGAAAGGATTGAAGAATATGCAACTAGAGCTGTTGAGGCTGCAATCAAAATGGCTAAAAGGCTAAGGAAAATTCCAGAAAAATTGAACGAAGAAAAAGTGATAATAGAATGA
- a CDS encoding GTP cyclohydrolase IIa: MKILLMEFIGYKEWTESLGYDREWKIQDIQSSIYKVVNDEISRVGGFALPVRYDGLIILADGIPNKHLLEIYTKVKEISPTKINACIGYGKTPREAEINAHNCILNSLSDEPKFSIIHDENVVACHFDYNNFTSLTHELSFYAAYMRVMRLYSKLSESIYDFGGISQYLGGDNMIAFIDEDTLDKIIKIVENMDEIKVGIGIGKNARSAMAGATRALDEIRSKREDKWKIVKFST; this comes from the coding sequence ATGAAAATTTTACTAATGGAATTTATTGGATATAAAGAATGGACAGAAAGTTTAGGTTACGATAGAGAATGGAAAATACAAGATATACAGTCTAGTATATATAAGGTTGTAAATGACGAAATATCAAGAGTTGGAGGGTTCGCATTACCAGTAAGATACGACGGCTTAATAATTTTAGCCGACGGAATACCTAACAAGCATTTACTAGAAATTTATACTAAGGTTAAAGAGATTTCACCTACTAAAATTAATGCATGCATAGGTTATGGTAAAACTCCTAGAGAAGCTGAAATAAACGCACATAACTGCATACTAAATTCTTTATCAGATGAACCTAAGTTTAGTATAATTCATGACGAGAATGTAGTTGCATGCCACTTTGATTATAATAATTTTACATCATTAACACATGAATTATCATTCTATGCAGCTTATATGAGAGTAATGAGACTTTACTCTAAACTATCTGAGTCTATATATGATTTTGGTGGAATTAGCCAATATTTAGGAGGAGACAATATGATAGCGTTCATTGATGAGGATACTCTAGATAAAATTATCAAAATTGTCGAAAATATGGACGAAATAAAAGTAGGAATAGGAATAGGTAAAAATGCGAGATCCGCTATGGCAGGAGCAACCAGAGCTTTAGATGAAATAAGGAGCAAAAGGGAAGATAAGTGGAAAATTGTAAAGTTCTCAACGTAA
- a CDS encoding DNA polymerase sliding clamp: MFKVVYGSSLDFYRLITAMSKLVDSPILNLTEDGVVAKHLTDDKVLMGVINIPKDVLDDYEIEKPLSLKITISDLKKVLSKAKSKNSSIEISETDYGVKITIRDEKSGTRSTMNLKAEKGEPQVLKEPNVKLPVSIVFEGDILKTIISDASEIGEEVEFSAEGEEVTISTEESGKSYKAILKKDQPLKEVSIESSAKAVYSLEVLKTVATASSFTDTLKLSFGNNLPMKVEASTDKGAMLIFWVAPRM, from the coding sequence GTGTTTAAGGTAGTATATGGGAGTTCATTAGATTTTTATAGATTAATAACAGCAATGTCAAAATTAGTCGATTCTCCAATATTAAATTTAACAGAAGACGGAGTAGTAGCTAAGCATTTGACTGACGATAAAGTTCTTATGGGAGTTATAAATATTCCAAAAGATGTTTTAGATGATTATGAAATAGAAAAACCTCTATCATTAAAGATTACCATTTCTGATCTTAAGAAAGTACTTAGTAAGGCTAAATCAAAGAACTCTTCAATCGAAATCTCTGAGACAGATTATGGAGTTAAAATTACTATTAGGGATGAAAAATCTGGAACTAGGAGTACAATGAATTTAAAAGCTGAAAAAGGAGAGCCACAAGTGTTAAAAGAACCTAACGTAAAATTACCGGTATCTATAGTGTTTGAAGGTGATATTCTAAAAACAATAATAAGCGACGCCTCAGAAATAGGAGAAGAAGTTGAGTTCTCCGCAGAAGGGGAGGAAGTTACTATATCTACCGAGGAGTCTGGAAAAAGCTATAAAGCTATTCTTAAAAAAGATCAGCCTTTAAAAGAAGTTAGCATAGAAAGTAGTGCTAAAGCAGTGTATAGCCTAGAAGTATTAAAAACTGTGGCTACAGCAAGTAGCTTTACTGATACATTAAAATTAAGTTTTGGCAATAATCTACCAATGAAAGTTGAGGCTTCTACAGATAAAGGAGCTATGCTAATATTCTGGGTTGCTCCGCGTATGTAA
- a CDS encoding ATP-binding protein: MQEIRHGIFLTIVILGLILPRLILAGYPLGSVYISFGIFVSLFVDAILSYILFGSIIVSLVYFLSVLSLIDILNYTNLVNIYILFPYSMGLATALFFGLIIRRKYDDEFLSSLKKINITFNFYTILIPLVFLIFAIIIYLYIYYSQLLLIGSFIAFLLLLISGKKEDSPLILSSWIFLPYVMSQIGSNREEKGICIGEIIGILKRASFSSSKISTNSNYKWVSYKSKFYINLEGNKNFNIIIVGGSGSGKSHLAKNIIRRGNFRFLIFDIHGEYDVNAKRIDVSKISINPLSLFGQSPRQRALEVAYMIKSIFNLGSLQTIDLSNIIVDAYGEKGIFEDDERTWNLPPPNFRDVLMLLEKKKKLVTTSQELNKIQSLEPYIYFLATNTFMDNSINLYDLIIDDYVLDFSKVTIPEIKYVIIETILRSILAFMYISGQSNFRKMIVIDEAPFILSKESGEQLMERLFAESRKFGFGFILISQSIEYVRKLIPNTSYVFALNIVDPTEIDFISRLIGGQDPDIFKAIYNSLPKLERGLIITRDILRDEIILVRSN; the protein is encoded by the coding sequence ATGCAAGAAATTAGGCATGGAATATTTTTGACTATAGTAATACTAGGTTTGATTTTACCTAGACTTATTTTAGCAGGCTATCCGTTAGGATCTGTTTACATTAGCTTCGGTATTTTTGTATCCCTTTTTGTTGACGCCATTTTATCGTATATTCTGTTTGGGTCAATTATAGTATCATTGGTTTATTTTTTATCCGTACTATCGCTGATAGATATTCTTAATTATACGAATTTAGTCAATATTTACATTTTATTTCCATACAGTATGGGATTAGCAACTGCTCTATTCTTTGGATTAATTATAAGGAGAAAATATGATGACGAATTTTTATCATCTCTGAAGAAAATAAATATTACCTTTAATTTTTACACGATTTTGATACCCTTAGTATTTCTTATTTTTGCAATAATAATTTATTTATATATATATTATAGTCAATTACTTCTGATAGGTAGCTTTATTGCTTTTCTTTTGCTGTTAATTTCAGGTAAGAAGGAAGATTCTCCTCTAATATTGTCAAGTTGGATTTTTTTGCCTTATGTAATGTCTCAAATTGGCTCAAATAGAGAAGAAAAAGGAATTTGTATAGGCGAAATAATAGGTATACTAAAGAGAGCTTCGTTTTCTTCATCCAAAATATCGACTAACAGTAATTATAAATGGGTTTCATATAAGTCCAAATTTTATATTAATCTAGAGGGAAATAAAAATTTTAATATAATAATAGTTGGAGGGAGCGGATCTGGCAAGTCCCATTTAGCTAAGAATATAATAAGGAGGGGAAATTTTCGTTTCCTTATTTTCGATATTCATGGAGAATACGACGTAAATGCAAAGAGGATAGATGTTTCTAAAATATCAATTAATCCTTTGTCTCTATTTGGTCAATCTCCGAGGCAAAGGGCGTTAGAAGTTGCATATATGATAAAATCTATTTTTAATTTAGGTAGCTTGCAAACTATTGATCTTTCAAACATTATTGTAGACGCATACGGGGAAAAAGGCATATTTGAAGATGATGAAAGGACTTGGAATTTACCTCCGCCGAATTTTAGAGATGTATTAATGCTACTTGAGAAGAAGAAAAAACTAGTTACGACGTCACAAGAACTTAACAAAATTCAATCTTTAGAGCCATATATTTATTTTCTAGCAACTAATACATTCATGGATAATTCAATAAATCTTTATGATCTAATAATTGATGACTATGTGTTAGATTTTTCAAAAGTTACAATTCCAGAAATAAAATACGTTATAATTGAAACTATCTTAAGATCCATCCTAGCATTTATGTATATCTCTGGACAATCTAATTTTAGGAAAATGATAGTAATCGATGAGGCTCCTTTTATACTATCTAAGGAAAGTGGGGAGCAATTAATGGAGAGGCTTTTTGCGGAGAGTAGAAAATTTGGTTTTGGATTTATATTAATATCACAGTCTATAGAATATGTGAGGAAACTTATTCCAAATACTTCATATGTCTTTGCTTTAAATATTGTTGATCCTACAGAGATTGATTTTATAAGTAGATTAATAGGAGGGCAAGATCCAGATATATTTAAAGCTATTTATAATAGTTTACCGAAGTTAGAAAGGGGTTTAATTATAACAAGAGATATATTGCGGGATGAAATAATTTTGGTTCGTTCAAATTAG
- the ribC gene encoding riboflavin synthase, protein MKYGVADTTFSRVDMGAIAIKVIKREDPDAEIIRYTVPGIKDLPVAARRLIDSGCDGVITLGWVGKTMLDKYSYLAASIGLIMVQVLTSKHVIDVTVHEDEADNEEKLKEIAIDRASKHARNLVLLVKEGKNALTPYAGKGLRQGYKDAGSID, encoded by the coding sequence ATGAAATATGGCGTTGCTGATACAACGTTTTCAAGAGTAGATATGGGGGCAATTGCAATTAAAGTTATAAAAAGAGAAGATCCAGATGCAGAAATTATAAGGTATACAGTTCCAGGAATAAAGGATTTGCCAGTAGCCGCAAGAAGGCTAATCGATAGCGGATGCGATGGAGTAATAACTCTAGGTTGGGTAGGTAAAACTATGCTTGATAAATATAGTTATTTAGCAGCTAGTATTGGATTAATAATGGTCCAAGTGCTAACGTCAAAGCACGTAATAGATGTAACAGTACACGAAGACGAAGCTGATAATGAAGAAAAACTAAAAGAAATAGCAATCGACAGGGCATCAAAACACGCAAGAAATTTGGTTCTCCTAGTAAAGGAAGGCAAGAATGCACTAACTCCTTATGCAGGAAAAGGATTAAGACAGGGATATAAAGATGCAGGATCAATTGATTAA
- a CDS encoding 3,4-dihydroxy-2-butanone-4-phosphate synthase, with product MIPKEEIRKNLEDGLPILIYDFDGREEETDMMFYAGVIDWKKIYILRKEAGGLICYATGSEEGKKLGLKFQTDILLNSEYKQLVKLPQYGDKPAFSLWVNHVNTRTGISDNDRALTILKLHEIISELKKDEKSAVERFYTEFYAPGHVPILLSRGIGERHGHTELSTTLAEYVGLERSVVIAEMLDEGKSLSKEKVIQYARNIGFLLIEGKEILKEVIA from the coding sequence ATGATACCTAAAGAAGAAATAAGGAAAAACTTGGAAGACGGTTTGCCAATACTAATATACGATTTCGATGGAAGAGAAGAGGAAACAGATATGATGTTTTACGCAGGCGTAATAGATTGGAAAAAAATCTATATATTAAGAAAAGAAGCAGGAGGACTAATTTGCTACGCTACTGGTAGCGAAGAAGGTAAAAAACTTGGTTTAAAATTTCAGACAGATATCCTATTAAATTCTGAGTATAAGCAATTAGTTAAATTACCTCAGTATGGAGATAAGCCAGCATTCTCGTTATGGGTAAATCATGTCAATACAAGAACTGGCATTTCAGATAATGATAGAGCATTAACTATTCTTAAGCTTCATGAAATTATATCTGAGTTAAAGAAAGATGAAAAAAGTGCAGTAGAAAGATTTTATACAGAATTCTACGCTCCAGGACACGTTCCAATTTTATTATCCAGGGGGATAGGAGAAAGACACGGACATACGGAACTCTCAACTACACTCGCAGAATACGTTGGCCTTGAAAGGAGCGTAGTAATAGCTGAAATGCTTGATGAAGGAAAAAGTTTGAGTAAAGAAAAAGTTATACAATATGCAAGAAATATAGGATTCTTATTAATAGAAGGAAAGGAAATTCTAAAAGAGGTGATAGCATAA
- a CDS encoding amidohydrolase family protein, with protein MENCKVLNVRKVLIGEDLEVKDNVNIEICNGYITHIGNGFSSNAESFTNGIAIPSLVNSHVHMLDYAFPEIGIDKTIKELVGDPNSLKYELLSKQNEKDLINFSLNFISNSINFGVTTVTDFRELGILGSKIALNIKRKLKGINYIILGRLEKNEFNDKNLVHLAEIDDGFGVSSISTYSPEELMKISEIFKNKIKAAHISETLKQNLKKDLEFFMKYLRPNLIIHGTWLSDDELLILKEKNVSLVLCPRSNLWFSTGIPRIASAIKLGVNILLGTDNAAWLSPNLWKEMELALLISRLQDPLSNYSKEILKAATVNARLFGTNKIDEGEKSNFIIIEGEKTGILRAHDIYSAIIKRGSEGNITYAEQPRILA; from the coding sequence GTGGAAAATTGTAAAGTTCTCAACGTAAGGAAGGTACTTATAGGGGAGGACCTAGAAGTTAAAGACAATGTTAACATTGAAATATGTAATGGATATATCACACATATAGGTAATGGATTTTCGAGTAATGCGGAGAGCTTTACTAACGGAATTGCTATACCATCACTCGTAAACTCTCATGTCCACATGCTAGATTACGCATTTCCAGAAATAGGAATAGATAAAACGATAAAAGAACTTGTAGGAGATCCTAATAGCTTAAAATACGAATTATTATCAAAGCAAAATGAGAAAGATTTAATAAACTTTTCATTAAACTTTATTTCTAATTCGATAAATTTTGGAGTAACAACTGTAACTGACTTTAGGGAATTAGGTATTTTGGGTAGCAAAATAGCTCTCAACATAAAAAGAAAATTAAAAGGAATAAATTATATTATTTTAGGTAGATTAGAGAAAAATGAATTTAACGATAAAAATCTAGTACATCTAGCAGAAATTGATGACGGCTTCGGTGTATCAAGTATTTCAACGTACTCACCAGAAGAACTAATGAAAATAAGTGAAATATTTAAAAATAAAATTAAAGCTGCACATATTTCTGAAACTTTGAAACAGAATTTAAAGAAAGATCTAGAATTTTTCATGAAATATTTAAGACCAAATCTTATAATTCATGGAACTTGGCTTTCAGATGATGAGCTATTAATACTAAAAGAGAAAAACGTTAGTCTAGTTCTTTGCCCTAGAAGTAATTTATGGTTCTCTACAGGGATACCTAGGATTGCTAGTGCAATAAAACTTGGAGTTAACATACTATTGGGTACAGATAACGCTGCATGGCTATCTCCAAATTTATGGAAAGAAATGGAGTTAGCTTTGCTAATATCTAGACTTCAAGATCCTTTAAGTAATTATTCTAAGGAAATATTAAAAGCGGCAACAGTAAATGCAAGATTATTTGGAACAAATAAAATAGATGAAGGAGAAAAATCAAATTTTATAATAATTGAAGGAGAGAAAACAGGAATTTTAAGAGCACATGACATATATTCGGCTATAATAAAAAGGGGCTCGGAAGGAAATATTACATACGCGGAGCAACCCAGAATATTAGCATAG
- a CDS encoding cobyrinate a,c-diamide synthase, whose protein sequence is MPRILISSDRSDSGKTLISSGLMRALSKRIKVRPFKAGPDFIDTGYHKIATRGIPSINLDLFIMGKEHVINSLIKYSKGYDISIIEGVMGLYDGIGLDYSTYQLSEITKTPIILIINCENIGSTAGAIIKGLKDYGNAKIAGVIFNKISSEGHFNYCKSSVKDTEVLGYIPFSKDVVVPSRHLGLYTTEDYSPEKAIDTISKLLEEYVDIDKIMGIANSAEDLPEVNDLEIQDTEKKVAAIAYDAAFNFYYQENIDILKRKFQIKFFSPLNGETVEDPDLIYIGGGYPELYLKELESSITSSWIKKESYKGTKILAECGGLMYTSKYIIGFDGKKYKMSNIFDLGISAKGKLTIGYTELLTLEDSILSKKGEKIRGHEFHISFPVEVNEEKFIFKNIRGKGIKDGYDGVKVQETLATYTHFHFASLQSSAF, encoded by the coding sequence ATACCTAGAATTTTAATTTCATCAGATAGGAGTGATTCTGGAAAAACACTTATTTCATCTGGTTTAATGAGAGCGTTATCTAAAAGAATTAAAGTTAGACCATTCAAGGCTGGCCCAGATTTTATAGATACTGGATATCATAAGATTGCAACAAGAGGGATTCCTTCGATAAATTTAGATTTATTTATAATGGGAAAGGAACATGTTATTAACAGCCTAATAAAATATTCGAAAGGATATGATATATCGATAATAGAAGGAGTAATGGGCCTCTATGATGGAATAGGACTAGATTATAGTACTTACCAGCTATCAGAAATAACAAAAACTCCAATAATTTTAATCATAAACTGTGAAAATATAGGTAGTACAGCAGGAGCAATAATTAAGGGACTTAAAGATTACGGAAATGCAAAGATAGCTGGAGTAATATTTAATAAAATCTCTTCTGAAGGTCATTTCAATTATTGCAAAAGTTCTGTAAAGGATACAGAAGTTTTAGGTTATATACCGTTCTCAAAGGACGTAGTAGTGCCATCTAGGCACTTAGGACTTTATACTACTGAGGATTATAGCCCAGAGAAAGCAATTGATACGATATCTAAGTTACTCGAGGAATACGTAGATATAGATAAAATAATGGGAATAGCTAATTCTGCCGAAGATTTGCCTGAAGTTAACGATTTAGAAATACAAGATACTGAGAAGAAAGTAGCAGCAATAGCTTACGACGCGGCTTTTAATTTTTACTATCAAGAGAATATAGACATATTAAAACGAAAATTCCAAATAAAATTCTTTAGTCCATTAAATGGCGAAACAGTTGAAGATCCAGATTTAATTTATATAGGCGGAGGTTATCCGGAACTTTACTTAAAAGAGTTAGAATCTTCTATAACGTCCAGTTGGATAAAAAAAGAGTCATATAAGGGAACAAAAATTCTAGCAGAATGCGGAGGATTAATGTATACTTCCAAATATATAATAGGTTTTGATGGCAAAAAATACAAAATGAGTAATATTTTCGACTTAGGAATTTCTGCAAAAGGAAAACTTACCATTGGGTATACTGAACTTTTGACTTTAGAAGATTCGATTCTCTCTAAGAAAGGAGAAAAGATAAGAGGACATGAATTTCACATATCTTTTCCAGTCGAAGTGAACGAAGAAAAGTTTATATTCAAAAACATAAGAGGAAAAGGAATAAAAGACGGATACGACGGAGTAAAAGTTCAAGAAACTTTAGCTACATATACCCATTTCCACTTTGCTAGCCTTCAGAGCTCTGCCTTTTAA
- a CDS encoding DUF2208 domain-containing protein: MSASQYNPYNWKFLLFTQVWLIIISIVLTYYPQYYFEVIILYIIVIFGFTFFMTYKSNPVFRDRKLLYEIVNARTIYEEKDVTKLIMADQEYQKQYMDSIKRNFRMLGFYIVYLAILFFAYQYIIKFADSQAMSYRLLVYLAYFEALFGIGFFVSRKILAPSMSNMAPMALPSYKITEKGIVSGKGYSVFLHAKYLLNSEITINREKHYIEIDSTKQKLPYKVRLYSQDIDKVLDYIERVKRLELKRQSSEG; this comes from the coding sequence ATGTCTGCCAGTCAATATAACCCTTATAATTGGAAATTCCTACTATTTACACAGGTATGGCTTATAATAATATCTATAGTTTTAACTTATTATCCGCAATATTATTTCGAAGTAATAATTCTATATATTATAGTAATTTTTGGATTTACATTCTTTATGACTTATAAATCCAATCCTGTGTTTAGGGATAGAAAACTACTTTATGAAATAGTCAATGCTAGGACAATTTACGAAGAAAAAGATGTTACAAAATTAATAATGGCAGATCAAGAATATCAAAAACAATATATGGATTCTATCAAGAGAAATTTTAGAATGCTAGGATTCTATATTGTCTATTTAGCAATATTATTCTTTGCATATCAATATATAATAAAGTTTGCAGATTCTCAAGCTATGAGTTATAGGTTACTAGTTTATTTAGCTTACTTTGAAGCTTTGTTTGGGATAGGTTTCTTTGTTAGTAGAAAGATTCTTGCGCCTTCAATGAGCAATATGGCGCCTATGGCGCTACCTAGCTATAAAATAACTGAAAAAGGTATAGTTAGCGGCAAAGGATATTCTGTCTTTCTTCATGCAAAATATTTACTTAACTCGGAAATAACGATAAATCGTGAAAAACATTATATTGAGATAGACTCAACGAAACAGAAATTACCCTATAAAGTTAGACTATATTCGCAGGATATAGATAAAGTCCTTGACTATATAGAACGTGTCAAAAGACTAGAACTTAAAAGGCAGAGCTCTGAAGGCTAG
- a CDS encoding RNA polymerase subunit Rpo13, protein MSDDYENKEEEEPKEEKEEKTEEEEEELPALTLQDIELLMKNTEVWDELIAGKITIEQAKKLFEENYEELANSQKKKTARKKTTKSKKTKVKEEEEE, encoded by the coding sequence ATGTCAGACGATTACGAGAATAAGGAGGAAGAAGAACCAAAGGAGGAAAAGGAAGAAAAGACCGAGGAAGAGGAAGAAGAGTTACCTGCACTAACTTTACAAGATATAGAATTATTAATGAAGAATACTGAGGTATGGGATGAATTAATAGCTGGTAAAATTACTATTGAACAGGCTAAAAAATTATTTGAAGAAAATTACGAAGAATTAGCCAATTCGCAAAAGAAAAAGACTGCAAGAAAGAAAACTACTAAATCTAAGAAAACAAAAGTAAAAGAAGAAGAGGAGGAGTGA